From Marivirga harenae, one genomic window encodes:
- the greB gene encoding transcription elongation factor GreB, whose protein sequence is MRRKIPESTLPKLNRSQMITAEGFQKLREEHDHLWKVERPDVTAKVSWAASLGDRSENADYHYNKKRLREIDSRIRYLRKCIDNFKVIHYHPNQEGKVMFGAWVEVENMDRGLKKRLRIVGYEELIGNKDYISMDSPLAKALLNKIEGDEVIVKTPAGEFNWRILKIEYEQGSASGF, encoded by the coding sequence ATGAGACGAAAAATTCCAGAATCAACACTGCCTAAATTGAATCGTTCGCAAATGATTACTGCTGAAGGATTTCAAAAGTTGCGCGAAGAGCATGATCATTTGTGGAAAGTTGAACGCCCAGATGTTACGGCCAAGGTTTCATGGGCTGCCAGTTTAGGCGACCGATCAGAAAATGCTGATTATCATTACAATAAAAAACGCTTACGTGAAATTGATAGTCGCATTCGTTACCTACGCAAATGCATAGATAACTTTAAAGTCATTCATTATCATCCGAATCAGGAAGGCAAAGTAATGTTTGGTGCCTGGGTGGAAGTTGAGAACATGGATAGAGGACTAAAAAAACGACTCCGTATTGTCGGATACGAAGAGCTAATTGGCAATAAAGATTATATTTCGATGGACTCACCGCTGGCAAAAGCACTTTTAAACAAAATTGAAGGTGATGAAGTCATTGTAAAAACTCCTGCCGGTGAATTCAACTGGCGAATACTTAAGATTGAGTATGAACAAGGTAGTGCTTCTGGTTTTTAA
- a CDS encoding sensor histidine kinase — MKWKKYVNKKSIALLLVIVISSLALIFFNYYVIKITASIRSYINGESNYSKGQKDASFYLLRYLESESENDWIQYQENMLISFGPRDFRVALLNDSSRAEMHRALIQGRNNPDDTDNYIWLYKNFGQFSFMQEAVASWTKGDHYNEKLDSIAHYAHAKIAQDGKNQLDVDLVKAEIIRINKKLSEVEYSFSDALSRISRKVEGWLKLANVIFVILIVGGSGTYFLILIKRLEKSEKKLIANNTKLEDINAALDRFAYSVSHDLRAPISSLKGLVELLKLEGEQAQLPKYLNMMNDSLKRQDEYIKNILLHARNRRMVNDFRPIQLSVVIDEILTDLIHYDGRDKVEIKVDVPDEVVTDENRLKIVLSNLISNAIKYRDDHKVPQIEIFSSASPDGVLITVQDNGIGIQEEYQSKIYNMFFVTNNSKKGTGLGMYIAKEAIQKMNASISLASTYGSGTRFDLFIPHVLEDDLDTDEN; from the coding sequence ATGAAGTGGAAAAAGTATGTTAATAAAAAAAGTATAGCCCTACTTCTGGTCATTGTGATCAGTAGCTTGGCGCTTATTTTTTTCAATTACTATGTTATTAAGATCACTGCAAGTATTCGAAGCTATATAAATGGGGAATCTAATTATTCTAAGGGGCAAAAAGATGCTTCATTCTATTTATTACGGTATCTGGAATCAGAATCGGAGAATGACTGGATTCAATACCAAGAAAATATGCTTATTTCTTTTGGCCCGAGAGATTTCCGGGTGGCTCTACTAAATGATAGCTCTAGAGCAGAGATGCACAGGGCTTTAATTCAAGGAAGAAACAATCCAGATGATACTGATAATTATATTTGGCTGTATAAGAATTTTGGCCAGTTCTCTTTTATGCAAGAAGCTGTTGCAAGTTGGACCAAGGGTGATCACTACAATGAAAAATTAGATAGCATAGCGCATTATGCTCATGCAAAGATAGCACAGGATGGGAAAAATCAATTAGATGTTGATTTAGTGAAGGCTGAAATCATTCGAATCAATAAAAAATTATCAGAAGTTGAATATTCCTTTTCTGATGCATTGAGCCGCATTAGTCGGAAGGTTGAAGGTTGGCTGAAGCTTGCCAATGTGATATTTGTGATTTTAATTGTAGGTGGCTCAGGAACCTATTTTTTAATACTTATAAAACGGCTGGAAAAATCTGAAAAAAAATTGATCGCGAATAATACAAAACTGGAAGATATTAATGCAGCGTTGGACCGATTCGCTTATAGTGTTTCACATGATTTAAGGGCTCCTATTTCTTCTCTCAAAGGATTAGTGGAGTTACTTAAGCTTGAAGGCGAGCAAGCGCAATTGCCTAAATACTTAAATATGATGAATGACAGCCTTAAGCGGCAAGATGAGTACATTAAAAATATTTTGCTCCACGCGCGTAACCGTAGGATGGTCAATGACTTCAGGCCTATTCAGCTTTCGGTGGTAATCGATGAAATACTGACAGATTTGATTCATTATGACGGCCGAGATAAAGTGGAAATAAAAGTAGATGTGCCGGATGAAGTAGTTACTGATGAAAACCGGCTAAAGATTGTACTGAGTAATTTAATTTCCAATGCGATTAAGTATAGAGATGACCATAAAGTACCACAAATAGAAATCTTCAGTAGTGCTTCACCAGATGGTGTACTCATTACCGTTCAAGATAATGGGATTGGGATACAAGAAGAATACCAATCCAAGATCTATAATATGTTTTTTGTTACGAATAACTCAAAAAAGGGAACGGGTTTAGGCATGTATATCGCGAAAGAGGCTATTCAAAAAATGAACGCCAGTATTTCATTAGCCTCTACATATGGCAGCGGCACCCGTTTTGATTTGTTTATACCTCATGTGCTCGAGGATGATTTAGATACTGATGAGAATTAA
- a CDS encoding GNAT family N-acetyltransferase, producing the protein MNKKPLKPINIRPITPEDAPLLFDLMTSEKWLAQIGDRGIKSVADARQYILDKMHPDLHRKGFVNHIVIDSETKAEIGTCSLHDRDGIDGVDIGYGILEQFEGKGYATAAAQKMVELALNTYGLNKVYAITNDENLGSSRVLEKLGFIHIGYVELPIADHPVKLYELCIA; encoded by the coding sequence GTGAATAAGAAACCCTTAAAACCTATCAATATAAGACCCATTACGCCAGAAGATGCGCCATTATTATTTGACTTAATGACGAGCGAGAAATGGCTGGCCCAAATAGGGGATAGAGGAATTAAATCTGTCGCGGATGCCAGGCAGTATATACTGGACAAAATGCATCCAGATTTGCACAGAAAAGGATTTGTTAATCATATTGTCATCGATAGCGAAACTAAAGCGGAGATTGGAACCTGCAGTCTGCATGACAGGGACGGAATAGATGGAGTTGATATTGGTTATGGTATACTAGAACAATTTGAAGGAAAGGGTTATGCTACCGCAGCAGCTCAGAAAATGGTAGAATTAGCTTTGAATACCTATGGACTCAACAAAGTCTATGCAATCACTAATGATGAAAACCTAGGTTCTAGCAGAGTCTTAGAAAAGCTGGGCTTTATTCATATAGGATATGTTGAACTTCCTATTGCTGATCATCCGGTAAAATTGTATGAATTGTGTATAGCATGA
- a CDS encoding intradiol ring-cleavage dioxygenase encodes MNTRAKTFQLITGLLLMAFSSCDAQTNKDAKQMNYKLVGGPCEGCEAVFEYGDQELNATDTLPDFNKSDSKIKISGTIYQSDGKTPAEDVILYVYHTNNAGIYKAKESAKGWGKRHGYNRGWVKTDHSGRYTIYTVKPSPYPNRAQAAHIHYTILEPNGKYYWLSSVHFNGDSLLTPRETKPDSPRGGTVGLLSLEKEGNLHVGKRDLILGRNIPNY; translated from the coding sequence ATGAATACTAGAGCAAAAACTTTTCAGTTAATAACAGGACTATTGCTAATGGCCTTCTCCTCCTGCGATGCACAGACAAACAAAGATGCTAAGCAGATGAACTACAAGCTTGTTGGAGGACCATGTGAAGGCTGTGAAGCAGTTTTTGAATACGGAGACCAGGAACTCAACGCGACTGATACCCTTCCCGATTTTAATAAAAGTGACTCCAAAATTAAGATTAGCGGCACGATTTACCAATCAGATGGGAAAACTCCGGCTGAAGATGTGATTTTATATGTTTATCACACTAATAACGCTGGTATCTATAAAGCAAAGGAAAGTGCAAAAGGCTGGGGAAAACGGCATGGTTACAATAGAGGATGGGTAAAAACAGATCACAGTGGGCGCTACACCATTTATACTGTTAAGCCCTCCCCCTACCCAAATCGGGCACAAGCGGCACATATACACTACACGATCTTGGAACCAAACGGTAAATACTATTGGCTTTCTAGTGTCCATTTTAATGGAGATAGCTTGCTAACACCGAGGGAAACAAAGCCTGATTCTCCCAGAGGCGGAACAGTAGGACTATTGAGTTTGGAAAAAGAAGGAAATCTGCATGTGGGCAAGCGAGATCTCATTTTAGGAAGAAACATCCCAAATTATTAA
- a CDS encoding LytR/AlgR family response regulator transcription factor, whose translation MKLLRSVFNRKYLHQYRFLVILGSVIIFIGTLTITQDYLDAHRNGGSFYFSESLLFKTIWLLFIPGLILLNKSLQNQSLESIQRTVLYIIIPVLIHLLVLPFVFLFFSITFYEGRFGLYKIFTYTLANDFHKLLLIYGTFVFVYKYFWAEKETQSSQNAPFLDKIVINNGQEKTIVHVEDIQIIRSETPYVALHLENRKYLYTDSLKSISKQLDDSIFLRVHKSTVVNINSVVSYKSRLNGDYDLRLKNGDLVRLSRTYALDFKKRFNTPSSG comes from the coding sequence ATGAAACTTCTACGATCGGTTTTCAATCGAAAGTACCTGCACCAATATAGATTCTTGGTTATTCTAGGCTCGGTCATTATTTTCATTGGTACTCTAACAATTACTCAAGACTACCTAGACGCTCACCGAAATGGCGGTTCTTTCTATTTCAGTGAATCCCTATTGTTTAAAACTATTTGGCTGCTGTTCATTCCTGGCTTAATATTGCTAAATAAGTCCCTCCAAAATCAGAGCCTAGAAAGCATTCAAAGGACTGTCCTTTATATCATAATCCCTGTATTGATCCACCTTTTAGTCCTTCCATTTGTTTTTCTGTTCTTTTCGATCACTTTTTATGAAGGTCGCTTCGGATTGTACAAAATCTTCACCTATACTTTGGCTAATGATTTCCATAAACTCCTACTTATTTATGGAACTTTTGTATTCGTTTACAAATACTTTTGGGCTGAAAAAGAAACTCAAAGCTCGCAAAATGCACCCTTTCTTGATAAAATCGTGATCAATAATGGGCAGGAAAAAACTATTGTACATGTCGAGGATATTCAGATAATTAGGTCTGAAACACCTTATGTAGCTCTCCATCTTGAAAATAGAAAGTATTTGTATACAGATAGTCTAAAATCGATTAGCAAGCAATTAGATGATTCCATTTTTCTTAGAGTCCATAAATCAACAGTTGTGAATATTAATTCAGTTGTCTCGTATAAGTCTCGACTTAATGGAGACTATGATTTACGACTGAAAAACGGAGATCTCGTCAGATTAAGTAGAACTTATGCCTTAGATTTCAAAAAGCGCTTCAATACCCCATCATCAGGATAG
- a CDS encoding site-specific integrase, with protein sequence MFYTRSIQINKDLFLPLLFRDDTNQPCYIFLKFVLLDLRYKYSKTNIRNKLYCIKRLYQYSESRYQSFENLLIRGEKQPIQDIIDSFIYYILDSTSRYKQSVDYRNLILRSVNDFIEFINRDYNLEISLTKLRSFIIKSRTTLQRKNNRDIDSDFLLTVVHIASPSSEFNPFKEDEGIRIRNFVIVSLLQETGIRKGELLTLKIDSYQEFGDRFYIEIMDDPEEFDPRFSPPSVKNLQSNRTVAISKELFMVIHFYVITYRNVESNSVSKFLFLSEKGNPLGKNALANIIKKLVQKANEITNSNYNISPHDFRYAFANNFLSFLIDEKGYPLDKALDQLRAIMGWTLTSVMPSKYAANYISDKANFTNLKRIESFYENL encoded by the coding sequence ATGTTTTATACAAGGTCAATTCAAATCAATAAAGATTTATTCTTACCTCTACTATTTAGGGATGATACAAATCAACCATGTTATATCTTTTTAAAGTTTGTGTTGCTAGACCTGAGATACAAATATTCTAAAACCAATATTCGAAATAAATTGTATTGCATAAAGCGATTATATCAATATTCTGAATCAAGATATCAATCTTTTGAAAATTTATTAATTAGAGGTGAAAAACAACCAATTCAAGATATAATCGACTCATTCATCTATTACATTTTAGACAGCACTTCGCGATATAAACAATCTGTGGATTATAGAAATCTAATTTTACGATCTGTTAATGATTTCATAGAGTTCATTAATAGGGATTACAACCTTGAGATTTCACTAACTAAGCTGAGATCCTTTATTATTAAAAGTAGAACCACGTTACAGCGAAAAAACAACAGGGACATTGATTCTGATTTTTTGTTGACAGTGGTGCACATAGCTTCTCCTTCCAGTGAATTTAACCCTTTTAAAGAAGATGAGGGTATTAGAATTCGAAACTTCGTAATAGTATCACTACTTCAAGAGACTGGTATCAGAAAGGGTGAATTACTTACGTTGAAAATTGATTCATATCAGGAATTTGGAGACAGATTCTATATCGAAATTATGGATGATCCCGAAGAATTTGACCCAAGGTTTTCCCCTCCTTCCGTCAAAAATCTACAAAGCAATAGAACTGTTGCTATTTCAAAGGAACTGTTTATGGTAATACATTTTTATGTTATCACTTATAGAAATGTCGAATCAAATTCAGTAAGCAAATTTCTATTTTTAAGTGAAAAAGGTAATCCCCTAGGAAAAAACGCTCTAGCTAATATCATCAAGAAATTAGTTCAAAAAGCTAACGAAATTACAAATTCTAACTATAATATTAGCCCTCATGACTTTAGATATGCATTCGCTAACAACTTCTTATCTTTTTTAATAGATGAGAAAGGATATCCTTTGGACAAAGCTTTAGATCAGTTACGAGCGATAATGGGATGGACATTAACATCTGTAATGCCTAGCAAGTATGCAGCCAATTACATTTCTGATAAAGCAAATTTTACTAATCTTAAAAGAATAGAAAGTTTTTATGAGAATCTCTGA
- a CDS encoding tyrosine-type recombinase/integrase, producing MRISEYIFQRTDVIKTSQISDDDYNIINLKSDNWVFIYAGIKYSINWYSYKDHEKKITDLYKGFLANRLETKSPATVKTDISVVRTLLKLRFNPYLFNYGTELSNYFKKSKENFNSFKMFFKWMKTQNVELDYRSVFKRLKYDKPGVKNSFGHIAMREFEIKKSDQIRLIKFLYSTLETCKKDKLEFTEALIVLSSFELGIRPIQTISLNVGDFKVIKNMEAVFYSLDIVNVKKSNDQQHIRKRRAISSKLGFFLELLVTGKDSNEPLFKTKKRKRFTSPGISKVINCCLKEMLIDTSKFEGNTILRHSLAQTLADQGSPAEVIAEALGHNSTVAGRAYVNNTPNIAEIKSRALGKSDRFKEIIEILQTGRPKKKENVPEDRWISGVVGTGYIGGIGGCGLPSHSSCPKNPVYSCYTCQKFHPFENGPHTEVLKELQNEVQIFIDNSTDSGDLKFNRTLEQLEMVIESVAKTVNLFNK from the coding sequence ATGAGAATCTCTGAGTATATATTCCAGCGTACTGATGTTATAAAAACATCCCAAATATCTGACGATGATTACAATATAATTAATTTAAAATCAGATAATTGGGTTTTCATCTATGCAGGTATCAAATACTCTATTAATTGGTATTCTTATAAGGATCATGAAAAAAAAATTACTGATTTATACAAGGGCTTTTTAGCAAATCGATTAGAAACAAAATCTCCTGCAACTGTGAAAACTGATATAAGTGTTGTACGGACCTTATTAAAACTTAGATTTAATCCCTACTTGTTTAATTACGGCACTGAATTATCTAATTATTTTAAGAAGAGTAAAGAAAATTTCAACTCTTTTAAAATGTTTTTTAAGTGGATGAAAACGCAGAATGTAGAACTGGATTATCGGTCAGTTTTCAAAAGGTTAAAATACGACAAACCAGGAGTAAAAAACAGTTTTGGACACATTGCAATGCGAGAATTTGAAATAAAGAAGTCTGATCAAATCAGGCTAATCAAATTTCTGTATAGTACTCTAGAAACCTGTAAAAAGGATAAACTGGAATTTACTGAAGCCTTAATTGTTCTTTCGTCATTCGAACTGGGAATAAGACCAATTCAAACTATCTCTTTGAATGTAGGAGATTTCAAAGTCATTAAAAACATGGAGGCTGTATTCTACTCTCTTGATATAGTTAATGTAAAAAAATCAAATGATCAGCAACATATCAGAAAGAGAAGAGCTATTTCAAGTAAGTTGGGATTTTTTCTTGAGCTACTTGTTACTGGTAAAGACAGCAATGAACCTCTTTTTAAAACCAAGAAAAGAAAACGATTTACCTCTCCTGGAATCAGTAAAGTGATCAACTGTTGCTTAAAAGAGATGCTAATAGACACTTCGAAATTTGAAGGAAATACAATTTTAAGACATAGTTTAGCTCAAACACTTGCAGATCAAGGTAGCCCTGCTGAAGTAATAGCTGAAGCCCTAGGTCATAATAGTACAGTAGCTGGACGTGCATACGTAAATAACACCCCTAACATTGCAGAAATTAAATCCAGAGCTTTAGGTAAAAGCGACAGGTTTAAGGAAATAATAGAAATATTACAAACAGGAAGGCCTAAGAAAAAAGAAAACGTCCCGGAGGATCGATGGATTAGTGGCGTTGTTGGGACAGGATACATTGGGGGTATTGGTGGTTGCGGCCTCCCCTCCCATTCTTCATGCCCAAAAAACCCTGTGTACTCTTGTTACACATGTCAGAAGTTTCACCCATTTGAAAATGGCCCTCATACCGAAGTGCTAAAAGAGCTGCAAAATGAAGTGCAAATTTTTATAGATAATTCGACCGATTCAGGAGATTTGAAATTTAACAGGACGCTGGAACAATTAGAAATGGTCATAGAATCAGTTGCGAAAACAGTAAATCTTTTTAATAAATGA
- a CDS encoding helix-turn-helix domain-containing protein, producing MNIQKKIGKRVAELRRELNLSQEQLAAKTDLHEDYIGKIERGERSPSVKRLEIIIKSLNSSFKDFFKNFS from the coding sequence GTGAATATCCAAAAGAAAATAGGAAAGAGAGTCGCAGAATTGCGTAGGGAATTAAATCTGAGCCAAGAGCAGCTAGCAGCTAAAACCGACCTTCATGAGGATTATATAGGGAAAATCGAGAGAGGAGAGAGGAGTCCATCTGTAAAAAGATTGGAGATAATTATTAAATCCCTTAATAGTTCTTTTAAGGATTTTTTTAAAAATTTTAGTTAA
- a CDS encoding ion transporter — protein sequence MSLKNRLYNLLNENDKNTKASKSFNTFIITLILLNTFAIILESFAEIRNNYGVYFSYFEIFSVIIFSLEYIGRLYTSSIKYHSDNIFKSVIRYIISPLAIIDLLAILPAYLPFLIVIDLRFLRMIRVLRIARLFKINRYSKSLNLISEVLKEKKIDLGITIFVTFIVLIIASALMYSIESRVQPDKFQNIVSTFWWAIATLTTVGYGDVYPITGLGKFISGIIALLGIGLVALPTGIISSAFIEKINVRKGNDRKCPTCGQSIKE from the coding sequence ATGAGCTTGAAGAATAGACTGTATAACTTATTGAATGAAAATGATAAAAATACAAAAGCGAGTAAATCGTTCAATACATTTATTATTACTTTAATTCTATTAAATACATTTGCCATCATTCTAGAGTCATTCGCTGAGATCAGAAATAATTATGGTGTTTATTTTAGTTATTTTGAAATCTTTTCGGTTATTATATTCTCATTAGAATATATTGGTCGCCTATACACTTCAAGCATAAAATATCACTCCGACAATATTTTCAAATCTGTCATAAGGTACATAATCTCTCCACTTGCAATTATTGATTTATTAGCAATATTACCTGCATACCTTCCTTTTTTAATAGTCATTGACCTAAGATTTTTAAGGATGATTAGAGTGTTAAGAATTGCTAGATTGTTTAAAATTAATAGATATTCTAAATCTCTCAATTTGATTTCAGAAGTTTTGAAGGAGAAGAAAATTGATTTGGGAATAACTATTTTCGTAACCTTCATCGTGTTAATTATAGCTTCGGCTTTAATGTATAGCATTGAAAGCAGAGTTCAACCCGATAAGTTTCAAAATATAGTCTCCACTTTTTGGTGGGCCATAGCAACTTTGACAACGGTAGGGTACGGAGATGTTTACCCTATTACAGGTTTAGGTAAATTTATCAGTGGTATAATAGCTCTATTAGGGATAGGGCTAGTGGCCTTACCTACAGGAATAATAAGTTCTGCCTTTATCGAAAAAATCAATGTTAGGAAAGGAAATGATAGAAAATGTCCAACCTGTGGACAATCAATTAAGGAGTAA
- a CDS encoding SH3 domain-containing protein encodes MSFINNLFKGFVRSAVNQVGRDGGKVISNKVYGDKHSKPIRIVDNSHSQSQAHKVSRENLVSRGDVESEGLFPESVNISIVKVIFSFLFTFIFPIVGPIYWIYKSIKSFSKRSVRFYSIERIGIYKEDKRFKTGRRLEGYRDVKSKTNVTAEATDKELKTLKINAIIYLVLACIVGYVQYDWIMNSDLSGDDDLIPKEKVELGLINSNSGLNMRYDSTTTGDIINSIPNQDTVKIINKGAAWHYVEYNNEKGYVSSSYIDIIQN; translated from the coding sequence ATGAGTTTTATTAATAATTTATTTAAAGGGTTCGTTAGATCAGCTGTAAATCAAGTTGGTCGAGATGGTGGAAAGGTAATCAGTAACAAAGTTTATGGGGATAAACATTCAAAGCCTATTAGAATTGTCGATAATTCACATTCTCAAAGCCAAGCTCATAAAGTTTCCAGAGAAAATCTGGTTTCCAGGGGAGATGTTGAATCTGAAGGTTTATTTCCAGAATCAGTTAATATCAGTATAGTAAAAGTTATTTTTTCATTTCTTTTTACTTTTATTTTTCCCATCGTAGGGCCCATTTATTGGATATACAAGTCTATTAAATCTTTTTCAAAAAGAAGCGTTCGGTTTTATTCTATTGAGAGAATAGGGATTTATAAGGAAGATAAGAGATTTAAGACTGGCCGTAGACTAGAGGGCTACAGAGATGTGAAAAGCAAAACAAATGTAACTGCAGAAGCAACTGATAAAGAGTTAAAAACCTTAAAAATTAATGCAATTATATACCTTGTACTTGCATGTATTGTAGGATATGTACAATATGACTGGATAATGAATTCAGATTTATCTGGAGATGATGATCTAATTCCAAAAGAGAAAGTTGAGTTGGGACTAATTAATTCAAACTCTGGTTTAAATATGCGCTATGATTCTACAACAACAGGAGACATAATAAACTCAATTCCGAATCAGGATACTGTTAAAATAATAAATAAGGGTGCGGCATGGCACTATGTAGAATACAATAATGAAAAAGGGTATGTTTCAAGTAGTTACATAGACATAATCCAAAATTAA
- a CDS encoding TlpA family protein disulfide reductase, protein MEKEITPIPSIKVQDFGYNELNLLEKYKGKPLVIIIYNNQCLGCTGRAIPLAYEYQKEYADLQVIGIHSIFNKKPVTEDDIKSIFTTQELPFPIYLDQNHQVYDQFESEGTPQWLLITAEGILYRSIFGSQLGAQNRLMYALDALCNEG, encoded by the coding sequence ATGGAAAAAGAAATCACCCCTATCCCATCCATAAAAGTGCAGGATTTTGGTTACAATGAGCTCAACTTACTTGAAAAGTACAAAGGAAAACCGCTAGTGATCATCATTTATAACAATCAATGTTTAGGATGTACTGGCAGAGCAATTCCTTTAGCTTATGAATATCAAAAAGAATATGCTGATCTTCAAGTAATTGGCATTCACAGCATTTTCAATAAGAAACCGGTAACCGAAGACGATATTAAGAGCATTTTCACCACCCAAGAACTGCCCTTCCCTATTTATTTAGATCAAAATCATCAGGTCTATGATCAATTTGAATCAGAAGGAACTCCACAATGGCTTTTAATTACAGCTGAAGGAATCTTGTATCGATCAATCTTTGGATCACAGTTAGGTGCGCAAAATAGGTTGATGTATGCATTGGATGCACTTTGTAATGAAGGATAA